One segment of Lentisphaera araneosa HTCC2155 DNA contains the following:
- a CDS encoding IS91 family transposase, with protein MMDLVELSERYWDELSSTLDQDQRRAFKAMMNCRQQSAGGSYYACTSCGHVHYHCRSCGNRFCSRCQNHRASQWLHRQKQRLLPCPYFMVTFTLPSSLRAIPRWRRKEMFDALFMASSQALKEMCKDRLGGECGMIGVLHTHGRDLCYHPHIHYIVPGLVLNSQEKLLRVIKKNYLVNNKALGALYRGKFLAALTEHKIGFQSSLYAKKWNVDCRSVGQGLHALEYLSRYLMRGVVSEQSLSEKEDKVRLRYKDSQTKRMDSKDFGPVEFLQRLAQHVLPRGFHRVREYGFLAPAAKKKLFLMQNLLEVKIPNDPPPKLPALRCSLCQGIMLPIGRVISEGRLKQESLVSVGARSPPIVSIS; from the coding sequence ATGATGGATTTAGTCGAGCTCAGCGAAAGATATTGGGACGAGCTGAGTTCGACACTTGATCAGGATCAGAGACGCGCTTTTAAGGCTATGATGAATTGCCGTCAGCAGAGTGCAGGTGGATCTTACTATGCCTGCACGAGTTGTGGACATGTTCATTATCACTGCCGATCTTGCGGAAACCGCTTCTGTAGCCGTTGCCAAAACCATCGGGCGAGCCAGTGGCTTCATCGACAAAAACAGCGTCTCTTGCCATGTCCTTACTTCATGGTGACCTTTACTCTGCCGAGCTCTTTGCGTGCCATTCCAAGATGGCGACGAAAAGAGATGTTTGATGCCTTGTTCATGGCCTCAAGTCAAGCTCTCAAAGAGATGTGTAAAGATCGTCTTGGTGGTGAATGTGGCATGATTGGCGTTCTGCATACCCATGGGCGAGACTTGTGCTATCATCCTCATATTCACTACATCGTTCCCGGGCTCGTACTCAATAGTCAGGAAAAGCTCTTACGAGTGATCAAGAAAAATTATCTCGTCAACAATAAAGCTTTAGGCGCATTGTATCGTGGTAAATTTCTCGCAGCCTTAACTGAGCACAAAATTGGCTTCCAATCCTCGCTTTATGCAAAAAAGTGGAATGTGGATTGCCGAAGTGTAGGCCAAGGGCTTCATGCCCTCGAATACCTTAGTCGCTACCTCATGCGAGGTGTAGTTTCAGAGCAATCCTTGTCCGAAAAAGAGGATAAAGTTCGACTGCGGTATAAGGATTCGCAGACCAAGCGGATGGACTCCAAAGATTTTGGACCCGTGGAGTTTTTACAGCGCCTCGCTCAGCACGTCTTGCCAAGGGGCTTCCATCGCGTGCGGGAATACGGTTTTCTCGCTCCTGCAGCCAAGAAAAAACTCTTTCTTATGCAGAACTTACTGGAAGTCAAAATTCCCAATGATCCTCCGCCAAAATTACCTGCGCTACGCTGCAGTCTTTGTCAGGGCATTATGCTGCCCATTGGCCGAGTCATTAGTGAAGGACGTCTCAAGCAAGAATCTTTAGTGTCAGTAGGGGCACGCTCGCCGCCTATAGTTTCAATCTCCTAA
- a CDS encoding tyrosine-type recombinase/integrase, with protein MMNDSFQKYYRAMQLELKLQAKAKSTVDNYLRALRRVNDLIASPLDQLKEEELKLYFSELVDTYSWSTVKMDRCALSFFYQYVLKREWKWLEIVRIPRVKSLPDILSQDETLLILSHLEKARYRTCLTAIYSMGLRISEGVRIQTGDICKDRMRLHVRNSKGYKDRLVPLPQVTYQMLRDYWVIHRNPLLLFPRYAGKSRSNSKTTLHMDKGGVQSAFKAALADSGLAKQVSVHSLRHSYATHLVEAGVNLRVIQEILGHSSPATTAIYSHLSKPVIQDSDGMINKLMQRLGALR; from the coding sequence ATGATGAATGATTCATTCCAAAAATATTATAGAGCGATGCAATTGGAGCTTAAGCTCCAAGCTAAGGCAAAGAGTACAGTGGACAACTACTTGCGAGCTTTGCGTCGCGTCAATGATTTGATTGCTTCGCCTCTTGATCAACTTAAAGAAGAGGAGCTCAAGCTCTACTTTTCTGAATTGGTGGATACTTATTCCTGGAGCACGGTGAAGATGGATCGCTGTGCCCTAAGTTTTTTTTATCAATACGTGCTCAAGCGCGAGTGGAAATGGCTCGAAATTGTTCGTATCCCCCGAGTAAAATCCTTACCCGATATCCTCAGCCAAGATGAAACTTTACTGATTTTGTCTCATTTGGAAAAAGCTCGCTATCGAACTTGTCTCACAGCAATTTATTCCATGGGTCTACGCATCAGCGAGGGTGTGAGAATTCAAACGGGCGACATTTGCAAGGATCGCATGCGTTTACATGTGCGCAATTCCAAGGGCTACAAAGACCGTCTCGTTCCCTTGCCCCAAGTGACTTACCAGATGCTAAGGGATTACTGGGTGATACACCGCAATCCGCTACTGCTATTTCCGCGTTATGCCGGGAAAAGTCGTAGCAATTCCAAAACGACTTTGCACATGGATAAGGGCGGGGTGCAGTCGGCCTTTAAAGCGGCTTTGGCTGATAGTGGCCTCGCCAAACAGGTGTCGGTGCATTCCCTGCGTCATTCCTATGCAACACATTTGGTGGAAGCGGGAGTGAACTTGCGAGTAATTCAAGAAATCCTCGGTCATAGTTCTCCGGCAACCACGGCGATTTACTCTCATTTATCAAAACCCGTGATACAGGACTCCGATGGCATGATCAACAAATTGATGCAGCGCCTAGGAGCTCTGCGATGA
- a CDS encoding DUF1670 domain-containing protein, translating into MSIQIANSQENQSRRLSLKTMNQQMSHLAVHGAGLSPWEAKELVRMIDEVYFSYSQKELKEGQLKYNCVSTKEGAGKALKDCEMISVTLSVFSDFDEEELPNRKNKQRQVVRRQRRLIRLSEEARDQGGLLSQEDLAKLLMCDTKTIRRDIKHLQEEGIVIPTRGQQKDIGPGVTHRELVIRHWVEGKEEVEVASATKHSMGAVESYLQKFKVAVYLRVGKSFTDHEIAVVAGISQRGVKTFLKIYDEFKNKDMFKHRLDEILLTGDEYYKEVGEKKDSLLSNLSNPVWSRA; encoded by the coding sequence ATGAGTATACAAATAGCGAACTCTCAAGAAAATCAAAGTCGTCGCTTATCTTTAAAAACAATGAACCAGCAAATGAGTCACTTGGCGGTTCATGGAGCGGGCCTAAGTCCCTGGGAAGCCAAAGAACTGGTTCGCATGATAGATGAGGTCTATTTTTCCTATAGCCAAAAGGAACTTAAAGAAGGTCAACTCAAGTACAACTGCGTCTCGACCAAGGAAGGTGCAGGTAAGGCACTCAAAGACTGTGAAATGATAAGCGTCACTCTAAGTGTATTCAGTGATTTTGACGAAGAAGAGTTGCCCAATAGAAAAAATAAACAACGGCAAGTTGTTCGCCGTCAGCGTAGGTTAATACGTTTGAGCGAAGAGGCTCGCGATCAAGGAGGTCTATTAAGCCAGGAGGATTTGGCCAAGCTGTTGATGTGCGATACAAAAACGATCCGACGTGATATCAAACACTTACAAGAGGAAGGTATTGTCATTCCGACGCGTGGCCAACAAAAAGATATTGGTCCTGGAGTTACACACCGTGAATTGGTCATTCGTCATTGGGTGGAAGGCAAAGAAGAAGTTGAAGTTGCGAGTGCTACAAAACATTCGATGGGCGCCGTTGAGAGTTACCTTCAAAAGTTTAAAGTTGCGGTTTACTTACGGGTAGGGAAGAGCTTCACTGACCATGAAATCGCGGTAGTTGCAGGAATCTCACAACGCGGCGTGAAGACATTCCTTAAGATTTACGACGAGTTTAAGAATAAAGATATGTTCAAACATCGTCTGGATGAAATCCTGCTTACAGGAGATGAATACTATAAGGAAGTTGGCGAAAAAAAAGACTCACTACTGTCGAATCTATCAAATCCCGTATGGAGCAGAGCATGA
- a CDS encoding DUF1670 domain-containing protein — protein sequence MKTHISANEATYGPQQYKTFAGALTAFFSEECPQLGGMRTRQVLNSTIISMVNKFYPETSHLKQGQTPWVTTDKNATKSYGKKINQTPLVSVILDLVRAEDIQERKDGKKLRDIKKEAVARMLKQSYKQGGCMTSVELAILLKISPPTVGKYIKEWELEHNEVLPRRGSIHDMGPTLTHKKIIIEKLFIKKLSVQQVSRETYHSFQAIQRYISKFKQVLICYKKGMNINEIAKVIGNTPRLIKEYEAIILEYKDRGFVLEQIINTDAKVDSQYETIVNDLNSQKN from the coding sequence ATGAAGACGCATATTTCAGCGAATGAAGCAACTTACGGACCACAACAATATAAAACTTTTGCTGGAGCTTTAACAGCTTTTTTCTCAGAGGAGTGTCCGCAACTGGGAGGAATGAGGACTCGGCAAGTTTTGAACTCAACTATTATCTCTATGGTCAATAAATTCTATCCCGAAACTTCTCATTTAAAACAGGGTCAGACGCCATGGGTGACCACTGACAAAAATGCGACTAAATCATACGGAAAAAAGATCAATCAAACACCTTTAGTGAGTGTTATCCTAGATTTAGTACGAGCAGAAGATATTCAAGAGCGCAAAGACGGTAAGAAGCTCAGAGACATAAAAAAGGAAGCTGTTGCAAGGATGCTCAAACAAAGTTATAAGCAAGGTGGCTGTATGACCTCGGTTGAATTAGCCATTCTTTTAAAGATCTCTCCACCAACTGTGGGTAAGTATATTAAAGAATGGGAACTGGAACACAATGAGGTCTTACCTCGAAGAGGTTCAATACATGATATGGGGCCAACTCTCACGCACAAAAAAATTATAATTGAAAAACTTTTCATAAAGAAACTCAGCGTTCAACAAGTAAGTCGTGAGACTTATCATTCATTCCAGGCTATCCAGCGTTATATCAGCAAATTTAAACAGGTTCTTATCTGTTATAAGAAGGGCATGAATATCAATGAGATCGCCAAAGTTATTGGAAATACACCCCGGTTAATCAAAGAATATGAAGCTATCATCTTGGAGTACAAAGACCGAGGGTTTGTTTTAGAGCAAATCATCAATACGGACGCAAAGGTGGACTCACAATACGAAACCATCGTCAATGACTTGAACTCTCAGAAAAACTAA